Proteins found in one Triticum urartu cultivar G1812 chromosome 4, Tu2.1, whole genome shotgun sequence genomic segment:
- the LOC125554398 gene encoding uncharacterized protein LOC125554398: MYTTSGDDFFSKNEEDCRSTDDKTPRVRAKNTTSSFTSNSLIRQREDFGWQGDRGQIAGIRPTMGNLCDDLLSAIEARNERQDLFGGRIDCGGMVDLGGVRFSR; the protein is encoded by the exons ATGTACACGACCTCCGGTGATGATTTCT TTTCCAAAAATGAAGAAGATTGTCGTTCAACTGATGACAAAACACCTAGAGTACGTGCAAAAAATACTACTTCCTCATTTACATCAAACTCATTGATACGACAAAGGGAAGATTTTGGGTGGCAAG GTGACCGGGGGCAGATTGCCGGCATTCGCCCCACTATGGGCAATCTATGTGATGATCTGCTCTCCGCAATCGAAGCCAGGAATGAGCGGCAAGATCTCTTCGGGGGAAGAATTGACTGCGGGGGAATGGTGGATCTTGGTGGAGTTCGCTTTAGCCGGTGA